Proteins co-encoded in one Halorussus lipolyticus genomic window:
- a CDS encoding DUF58 domain-containing protein → MLTRRGWALTAVTVLAFGMAAWFSARSLNAVVGPALVALAAGWLQFRRADQPQLDTKTPDYGFAGETVTVSLDFDAPTPLSGTVRLESGDGLDVQNPEVETTIADDEIDFDVALGERGVQSVGPVEVVAEDVLGVWSETYTYPVTSELVVFPRIHRLQDASDLTALHREFGLGGRDRFDQLREYERGDPLRDVHWKSSAKRADDELVVMEFEANEEREQVELLAEADGGRMDDVAEAAASVLTYLLDAGLAVGLTVPGGRVEPGAGEDHRTELLTLLARSNPGTVSDRRREGTDVLVAGRAESESVTVTIGDRTVTFGQLSGESGSAAGGTSSEADPEPSKADRESQVTADGGERR, encoded by the coding sequence ATGCTGACGCGACGCGGATGGGCGCTTACCGCCGTCACCGTCCTCGCGTTCGGGATGGCGGCGTGGTTCAGCGCCCGCTCGTTGAACGCCGTGGTCGGACCGGCGTTAGTCGCGCTGGCGGCCGGATGGCTCCAGTTCAGGCGGGCCGACCAGCCACAACTCGACACGAAGACGCCCGACTACGGGTTCGCCGGCGAGACGGTCACGGTCTCGCTCGACTTCGACGCCCCGACCCCGCTTTCCGGGACGGTTCGACTCGAATCCGGCGACGGCCTCGACGTGCAGAATCCCGAAGTCGAGACGACCATCGCCGACGACGAAATCGACTTCGACGTGGCGCTCGGCGAGCGAGGAGTCCAGTCTGTCGGTCCGGTCGAGGTCGTCGCCGAGGACGTACTGGGCGTCTGGTCGGAGACCTACACCTACCCGGTCACCAGCGAACTCGTCGTCTTCCCCCGGATTCACCGATTGCAGGACGCCAGCGACCTCACCGCGCTCCACCGGGAGTTCGGTCTCGGCGGCCGGGACCGGTTCGACCAACTCCGGGAGTACGAGCGCGGCGACCCCCTCCGGGACGTTCACTGGAAGTCCAGCGCCAAGCGCGCCGACGACGAACTCGTGGTGATGGAGTTCGAGGCCAACGAGGAGCGCGAGCAGGTCGAACTCCTCGCAGAGGCCGACGGCGGCCGGATGGACGACGTGGCCGAGGCGGCCGCCAGCGTCCTGACCTATCTCCTCGACGCCGGACTCGCGGTCGGTCTGACAGTCCCCGGCGGCCGGGTCGAACCCGGCGCTGGCGAGGACCACCGGACCGAACTCCTGACCCTGCTGGCCCGGTCGAACCCCGGCACCGTCAGCGACCGGCGGCGCGAGGGGACCGACGTGCTGGTGGCGGGCCGGGCCGAGTCGGAGTCCGTCACCGTCACCATCGGCGACCGGACCGTGACCTTCGGCCAGTTGTCCGGCGAGTCCGGGTCGGCCGCTGGCGGCACATCGTCGGAGGCCGACCCCGAACCGTCGAAGGCCGACCGCGAATCGCAGGTAACCGCAGACGGGGGTGAGCGCCGATGA